The genomic region ATCCTGCAATACACCCGTTGAAGAAGGCATGGTAGTTCGTACACATACTCCAAAAGTTATTGCGGCAAGAAAGCTTAATCTTGAGATGATGCTAAGTGATCATCATCTTGACTGCCCAACTTGTCCGAAAAATGGAATATGTGAGCTGCAAGCAATCTGTGCAGAGCTCAATGTTAGACAGATAAGACCTCAGGGAGAGAAAAAAGATTTTCCTATAGATGATTCATCTCCTTCTATTGTGAGAAATCCGAATAAATGTATTGTCTGTCAGCGATGTATTACTGCCTGTAAGGTTCTTCAAACAGTTGATGCCCTTGAACTTTATGGAAACGGCTTTGATGCGGTTGTAAGACCAAAAGGCGGACTGCCTCTCATCGAGACTCAATGCGTTGCCTGCGGTCAGTGTGCTCTTGTATGTCCGACTGCTGCAATCGTTGAAAAGGATGACACATGGAAAGTATGGGAAGCAATTGCTGATCCTAAAAAACATGTGGTTGTTCAGACTGCACCTGCAACTCATGTGACAATAGGTGAAGCCTTTGGACTTCCTGTCGGAACTGACATTACAGGGAAAATGGTTGCTGCACTTAAAAGACTTGGATTTGATGCTGTTTTTGATACAAACTGGTCAGCAGACCTGACAATAATGGAAGAAGGATATGAGCTTATTCACAGAATCAAAAATGGCGGTGTTTTGCCACAGTTTACATCCTGCTCACCTGGATGGATAAAGTTTATTGAAGAGTTTTATCCAGATCTGATTCCCCATGTTTCAACATGCAAATCACCTCAGCAGATGCTTGGACCTATTGCAAAAACCTATTATGCTGAGAAAAAAGGGATAAATCCTGAAGACATCTTTGTTGTATCTGTCATGCCATGCACAGCAAAGAAATATGAGGCAGCTCGTCCAGAGATGAATGCAGCTTCTAAATACTGGAACAATCCAAATATTACGAGAGACGTGGATGTAGTGCTTACATCTAGAGAGCTTATAAGGATGATTCGTGAGGCAGGAATTGATTTTGCCAGTTTGCCCGATGAACCCTATGATCCAATAATGGGTGAGGGAACAGGTGCAGCTCAGATATTTGGTGCAACGGGTGGAGTTATGGAAGCAGCATTGAGAACAGCCTATGAGGTTGTTACAGGGAAAACCCTTCCAAAGCTTGATTTTGAAGATGTAAGAGGAATGAAGGACATTAAAGAGGCATCCGTAAATATGAACGGAGTAACAGTAAAGGTTCTTGTTGCTCATTCACTCGGTGCAGCAAGGCAGCTTATGGATAAGGTAAGAGCAGGTGAGCTTAAGGATTATCACTTTATAGAAATCATGGCATGTCCTGGTGGATGTATTGGTGGAGGCGGGCAGCCAATTCCAACTACAGTTGAGGAAAGAGAAAATCGTATTAAAGGAATATACGAAAGAGATAAAAAGCTTAAAATCAGGAAAAGTCATGAAAACCCAGAAATTCAGGCAATTTATAGAGAATTCCTTAAGGAACCTCTTGGACATAAGTCTCATCAACTGCTTCACACTCATTACACTCCAAGAGGTAAAAAATAACTAAAACAAGGGGGGTTGTATGGTAAGAAAAGTCAAGACTTTTAAAGGGGATGGCGGAGTTAGTGCAGACACAGGAACCTATCGGAAAGGTGAGTTAAGAGGAATTATCAAAATTGATCAGGAAACATGTGTTGGATGCGATACCTGTAGAACCGTATGTCCTGCAGGAGCTGTTAAGGGCTCTGTAGGAGAGAAGCACTCAATTGATGTTGACCGATGTATTAACTGTGGTCAATGTTTGCTTAACTGTCCCTTTGGTGCAATTGAGCAGATGAGCTTTGTTGACTATGTTATTGAAAAGCTTAAGGATAAAAAAACAAAGGTTGTTGCAATTGTGGCACCTGCTGTAAGAGTTGCAATAGCAGAGGAATTTGGTGCAGAACCTGGCACACTTACAGTAGGAAGGCTCTGGGCAGCTTTAAAAAAAGCAGGATTTGATATTTATGAAAACAACTTTGCTGCTGACCAGACAATTCTTGAAGAAGGAACAGAACTTCTTGCAAGAGTTGCAGCTCACTCAGGACTAAAGGAACTTCCAGTTGAACTCTGGGGCAAAAAAGTAGTCCTTGAAGTTGAAGAGTTTAAACATAAGCCTCTTCCTCAGTTTACATCATGCTGTCCTGCATGGGTAAGGTATGCTGAGGTTTACTATCCAAAAGTATTACCAAATCTTTCTTCATGCAAATCACCACAACAGATGGCAGGAGCCACGGCAAAAACATACGGTGCGAAAGAAATCTGGAAAGTAAAGCCCGAAAATATTTATACCGTTGGAGTAATGCCATGCACAGCAAAGATTTTTGAAGCATCCCGTCCTGAGTTTGACTCTGCAGGAAAGTTTTTAAAGAAATCTGGGATGAGAGATGTTGATGCAGTCCTTACAACAAGAGACCTTGCAGAGGTTTTGAAAAAACTGAACATTGATCCAATGAAACTTTCTGAAGAAAGACAGCCAAAAGATTTTATGCAATATACAGGTGGTGCAACTATTTTTGGAGTTAGTGGTGGAGTTATGGAAGCAGCATTGAGATTTGCCTTCCATGTTCTTTCAGGGCTTGAGCCATCTGCAATGAGTCCGCAGTGGGATTTTGAGGATGTAAGAGGATACAGGCATCCTGTTGTTTCTGCCACAATACCTGTGCCATTGAGACCAGAATACGAAAAAGTTTTCAAAACAAAGCAGATTGATATAAAAGTTTGCGTTGTCAATGGGATAGGACCAGAAGGCGCGCATCTTAAACCGGTGATTGAAGATGTGGTAGCAGGTAAAAGCCCTTATCACTTCATTGAGGTAATGACCTGTCCTGGAGGATGTATAAACGGTGGTGGACAGCCTGTTCATCCAATTGAACTCGGTCTATGGGAAAAATTTCTTTATGCCTTTGCCGGTTCAATAAAGAAATGAAAAAGAGATAATTAGGAGGTGAACAATGGGTAATATAACAAGAAGAGCATTTATAAAGTTTGCAGGATTAACATCAGTTATTTTACTTACAGGATTTCCAAGACTCGGCTCTGGAGAGATAATCAGTAACAACTTTTTTGATACCCCGGTTGGAAGACAGAGACTTAATATTATAAAGACAAGGCAGGCAGGACAATACAAAGATGATTTGATACTCAGAGAAAAATTCAAGATGGCTGCTTCCCATGAAAATCCGATGATAAAGAGATTTTACTCTGAGTTTGCCCATCATCCTCTGAGCGAAGTCAGTGAAGCACTGCTTCATACGCATTATAAGGCAAGAGTTTAAAAATTAGCCCGGGCATTGTCCCGGGCTAAAAGAGGATAAAGATGGTGGTTTACTATAGTCTGGGAAATAGAAAATACTGGTTTGCTACAATTGAAAGACTGATACAGATTGCTGGGATTCTTTCAAGAAAAAGCTACCTTCTTTATGATTTTGATGCAATAAATGATACATACAATGACTGGTTTATCCTTAACGAAGACTATGTGAGAAAACTAAGCGAGGTTATTGAAGAAGTCTTGGAAGAAATAGAAGATGAAGATATTTTTAATGATCTTTTAGTTCTGAAACAGGTTTTCGAAGGTGGAAGTGTAGTATTTGGATAACTGCCTTAACCGAGGGATTTTATCCTGAGGTAAGGGCTTTAGAGTTAATTTTCCCTGAGACAGAGGGAAAAACCTGAGGTCAAAGGATGAATAAAAAGATTGGAATTGTTGGAGTAATAGTCAGTGAAAGAAAAAAGAATGCTTCCTTAGTAAATAAAATCCTCTCAGAGCATTCAGAGATAATTATCGGAAGAATGGGAATCCCTCAAAAAGATACAGATACAGGACTCATATCTCTTTTTGTAGAAGGCAATACAGACAAGATAGGCTCTCTTACAGGAAAACTGGGTATGATAAAAGGCGTTACAGTAAAGAGTCTTTTAATACCGGTTAAGGAGAATCCATGAGAGTAGAAAAAGACTCATTGGGTGAAATTGCTGTTCCTCGTGATGCCTACTATGGAATTCATGCTTTAAGGGCAAGGGGGAATTTCTCTGTCACAGGACAGACTCCTCATAGAGAGCTCATATGGGCAATGGCTATGGTTAAGAAAGCCTGTGCATTTGCAAACAGACAAACAGGACTGCTTGATGAAACTAAAGCTAAAGCCATATTTAAAGCCTGTGATGAAGTTGCTCAAGGTGCTCTTGACAGTGAAATTATCGTTGACGCTCTTTCTGGTGGTGCTGGAACATCAATTAACATGAATATTAACGAAGTCATTGCAAACAGAGCCCTTGAACACATTGGATTTGAAAAGGGAAGATATGACATCATTAGCCCTCTTGAAGATGTAAACATGAATCAGTCAACGAATGATGTTTTCCCAACAGCGGTCAAGGCTGCCATTGTAAAACTTACAGGAGAGCTTGCTCAGGAGGTTGCTCTTCTTCAGGGAGAGTTTCAGAAAAAGGAAAAGGAGTATGCAAAGATTTTAAAGGTAGGCAGGACAGAGATGCAGGATGCAGTTCCTGTTACAGTGGGGCAGGAGTTTTCTGCATGGGCAGAGGCATTAAACAGAGACTGGTGGAGGCTTAATAAAGCAGTGGAAAGACTTCGTCAGATAAATCTCGGTGGAACAGCAGCAGGAACAGGGCTTAACTGTCCAAAGGCATATATTGAGATTGCTGTGGAGAAATTGAGAGAGCTCACAGGACTGCCTCTTGCAAAGGCTGATAATCTATTTGAGGCAACCCAGAATACAGATACTTTTTCAGAGGTTTCGGGATTTTTAAAAACTCTTGCAGTTGATTTGATAAAAATTGCCTCTGATTTGAGATTTTTAAGTTCAGGTCCACGGGCAGGGATTGGAGAGCTGAGACTTCCTGCAGTTCAGGTTGGTTCTTCAATAATGCCAGGAAAGGTAAATCCTGTTATCCCTGAGATGGTAACTCAGGTTGGGATAAAAGTGGTTGCATCCGATCATGCAGTAAGCTTTGCCTGCAGTCTTGGAAATTTTGAGCTCAATCCCTTTTTACCGCTTATAGCCCATGAAATTATTGGCGCAATCAAAATGCTTAAAAACTGTTGCAGAATTTTTAGAGAAAAGTGTGTATCTGGGATAACAGTTGATGAATTACGATGTAGGGAACTATTTGACAAAAGCTCCTGCATTATAACAGCCTTTTCACCTTATCTTGGATATGAAACCTGCGCAGAGATTTACAAAGAAGCACTGGCTACAGGAAAAAGGGTTGAAGAGCTTCTCATTGAAAAAGGCTTTTTCACTGAAGAAGAAATAAAAAGTATAACTCAGCCACAAGAATTAACAACACCCGGCTTTGCCGGAATTAAGTATTTAAGAGCGAGATTGCTTCGCCAGCATACGCAGTCTCGCAATTACAGAATTAGGCATAGAGAAGACAATAATGATTGTGAAGAATAGCAACAATGGGTTTATTTGTCATTCCGAGGGCTCGTCCCGAGCCGAAGGCAGAGGTTACCCTTTTTTGTCATTGCAAGCCCGACGGAGTCGGGCGGTGGCAATCCTTATTATAAGGAGGAGATTCCTCACCTTCAGAGGGTGGCATCATACCCGAGGAATCTCTGAAATAGTGAGAACAAAGGAGATTCCTCGCCTGCCTCTGGCAGGCTCGGAATGACAAAGTATAGTAGGCTCGGAATGACAAAGCGAAGGTTCGGGATGATAAAAAGAAGGTTTGGAATGATAAAGAGAGGGTTTTGAATGATAAAAAGAAGGCTCGTAATGACGTTATGGTCATCATTCCAAGGGAGGATTTCTTTTTCATTTGTCATTCCGAGGGGGTCAATCCCCCGAGGAATCTCTGAGCCTTTTAATACAGAGAAAGGTGAAGGAGGCAATTGAAAATTATAAAGGCTAGCAAGTTCTTGATTTTCAAGAGCTTGCAAGTTTGAACACTCTTAAAACAAATAAAAGGAGGTTTTTAAGATGATAGCTACATTAACAAAAAAAGAAAAAGCATGGATGGACATGGTTATAAAAGAGGATGAAGTAACAAGATATATGGAAAATGGCAGGGACTTCATTAATGATGAAGAGATATGGGAAAAGCTCAGTAAAAATCAAGATCCAGAACCATCAAGAATAAGGGAGATACTTAAAAAGTCTCTTTCAATTCAAACACTTGAGCCTGACGAAACAGCAGCACTTCTCAATGTAAAAGAGCCTGAACTATGGCAGGAGATTTTTGACACCGCAGCAAAGATAAAGAAAAAAGTCTATGACAACAGAGTTGTAACCTTTGCTCCCCTTTACTGTGGAAACCTATGCGTGAACAACTGCCTTTACTGTGGCTTCAGGCGAGACAACCATGTGATAAAAAGAAGAGTTCTCACACTTGAGGAGATAAAGAGAGAAACAGAGGTTTTAGCAGGAGAGATTGGACACAAGCGTCTAATTGTTGTTTATGGAGAGCATCCTGCAACAGGACCTCAATACATAAGAGATACAATTGAAACAATCTACTCAGTCAGAGTAAAAACAAGAAACGGATATGGTCAGATAAGAAGGGTTAATGTAAATGCTGCACCAATGAGCATTGATGATTTAAAGATGCTCAAGGAAGTTGGAATAGGCACATATCAGGTGTTTCAGGAGACATATCATCATGAAACCTATGCAAAGCTTCATCCCAAGGGAACTATAAAACACAACTATCAGTGGAGACTTTACTGTCATCACAGAGCTCTTGAAGCAGGAGTTGACGATGTAGCACTTGGAGTGCTTTTTGGGCTTTATGACTGGAGATTTGAGGTTATGGGACTTCTTTATCATGCAAGAGACCTTGAAAGACAGTTTGGAATCGGTCCTCATACAATCTCTTTCCCAAGACTTGAGCCTGCTGCAAATACACCGTTTATTCAGGAGACAAAATACAAGGTGTCCGATGAAGATTTTAAAAAGCTTATTGCAGTTATAAGACTTTCAGTGCCATATACAGGAATGATTCTTACTGCCCGTGAGCCAGCTCATATCCGAAGAGAGATTATTGCCTCTGGAATGATTACTCAGACAGATGCTTCAACGAAGATTGGTATTGGAGCATACTCAGACAGGCTCACAGAGCAGGAGCTTGAGCGTCAGCAGTTTGAGATTGGAGACCCACGCAGTCTTGATGAGGTTATCCGTGAGCTTGCAGAGATGGGTTATATAACCAGTTTTTGCACAGCAGGATATCGTTGTGGAAGAACAGGTGAGCGTATTATGAGTCTGCTTAGAACTGGTAAAGAAGCCGTATTCTGTAAACTTAATGCAGTGCTCACATTCAGAGAATGGCTTGATGACTTTGCCTCACCTGAGACTAAGACAGCTGGTGAAAAGGTAATTCAGAAAGAGCTTGAAGAGCTGAAAGAGAGTGTTTCAGAGAAAGTTTATGACAAGCTTCTTGAATACTACGGGAGGATTAAGAATGGAGAAAGAGACCTTTATTTCTAAGATTGAAGAGGAAAGGCTGAAGGCTGAGAAGGGTTCACTCACTGAAAAACTCTCTGAAATAGCTGATTTTGTTAAAGAAAAATACGGTGCCAACATCTGGTTCGTTGAGATTATGGGAAAAAGACACTCATACATAGCTGGACATAAGGAGGAGTCGTTTCTTCCTGCTGAGGTTATTTATCTAAGTGAGAGATATGCGGTTGTATCAAATGAGTGGGAAAAGATAAAGGAAAAAGAAGCTGTGGTCAATCTCTGCAAGGTTACAGTAAGCGAATGAAGGAGGCAAAAACATGACAACACCAAGGAGTCAAAGACTTCACATAGCAATATTTGGAAGAAGAAATGCGGGGAAGTCATCACTTATTAATGCCCTTACAGGGCAGAGTCTTGCCATAGTCTCAGATGTTCCAGGAACAACGACAGATCCTGTTTCAAAGGCAATGGAGATACTTCCACTTGGTCCTGTTGTCCTGATTGACACAGCAGGAATTGATGATGTTGGTGAACTCGGGCAGCTGAGGAAGAAGAAATCATATGAGGTTCTTGAGAAAACAGATCTTGTATTGCTTGTGATTGACCCAGAAAAGGGATTTGGTGAGTATGAGAAGGATGTAGTAAAAAGGGCTCAGGAAACTAAAACTTCTGTGCTTTATGTCATAAACAAGATTGACCTTTATCCAGAGGCTAAAAAATCTGATTATCCTGAGCCAAAAGTTTTTGTAAGTGCTTTAACAGGTGATGGAATAGACGAACTTAAACAGGCATTAATAAATCATGCACCAAAGGACTGGACACTGCCCACAGTTGTTGGAGACCTCATAAATCCCGGAGATGTGGTTATCTGCGTAATTCCAGTTGACAAGGCAGCACCAAAGGGAAGGCTGATACTT from Thermodesulfovibrio sp. 3907-1M harbors:
- a CDS encoding [Fe-Fe] hydrogenase large subunit C-terminal domain-containing protein; its protein translation is MVRKVKTFKGDGGVSADTGTYRKGELRGIIKIDQETCVGCDTCRTVCPAGAVKGSVGEKHSIDVDRCINCGQCLLNCPFGAIEQMSFVDYVIEKLKDKKTKVVAIVAPAVRVAIAEEFGAEPGTLTVGRLWAALKKAGFDIYENNFAADQTILEEGTELLARVAAHSGLKELPVELWGKKVVLEVEEFKHKPLPQFTSCCPAWVRYAEVYYPKVLPNLSSCKSPQQMAGATAKTYGAKEIWKVKPENIYTVGVMPCTAKIFEASRPEFDSAGKFLKKSGMRDVDAVLTTRDLAEVLKKLNIDPMKLSEERQPKDFMQYTGGATIFGVSGGVMEAALRFAFHVLSGLEPSAMSPQWDFEDVRGYRHPVVSATIPVPLRPEYEKVFKTKQIDIKVCVVNGIGPEGAHLKPVIEDVVAGKSPYHFIEVMTCPGGCINGGGQPVHPIELGLWEKFLYAFAGSIKK
- a CDS encoding iron hydrogenase small subunit; its protein translation is MGNITRRAFIKFAGLTSVILLTGFPRLGSGEIISNNFFDTPVGRQRLNIIKTRQAGQYKDDLILREKFKMAASHENPMIKRFYSEFAHHPLSEVSEALLHTHYKARV
- a CDS encoding NADH-dependent [FeFe] hydrogenase, group A6 codes for the protein MANVTLTIDGQKVTVPEGTTILKAAEKAGVKIPTLCFLEHVGLRHIKHDVGACRVCVVEVEGKKDFVSSCNTPVEEGMVVRTHTPKVIAARKLNLEMMLSDHHLDCPTCPKNGICELQAICAELNVRQIRPQGEKKDFPIDDSSPSIVRNPNKCIVCQRCITACKVLQTVDALELYGNGFDAVVRPKGGLPLIETQCVACGQCALVCPTAAIVEKDDTWKVWEAIADPKKHVVVQTAPATHVTIGEAFGLPVGTDITGKMVAALKRLGFDAVFDTNWSADLTIMEEGYELIHRIKNGGVLPQFTSCSPGWIKFIEEFYPDLIPHVSTCKSPQQMLGPIAKTYYAEKKGINPEDIFVVSVMPCTAKKYEAARPEMNAASKYWNNPNITRDVDVVLTSRELIRMIREAGIDFASLPDEPYDPIMGEGTGAAQIFGATGGVMEAALRTAYEVVTGKTLPKLDFEDVRGMKDIKEASVNMNGVTVKVLVAHSLGAARQLMDKVRAGELKDYHFIEIMACPGGCIGGGGQPIPTTVEERENRIKGIYERDKKLKIRKSHENPEIQAIYREFLKEPLGHKSHQLLHTHYTPRGKK
- a CDS encoding aspartate ammonia-lyase, whose translation is MRVEKDSLGEIAVPRDAYYGIHALRARGNFSVTGQTPHRELIWAMAMVKKACAFANRQTGLLDETKAKAIFKACDEVAQGALDSEIIVDALSGGAGTSINMNINEVIANRALEHIGFEKGRYDIISPLEDVNMNQSTNDVFPTAVKAAIVKLTGELAQEVALLQGEFQKKEKEYAKILKVGRTEMQDAVPVTVGQEFSAWAEALNRDWWRLNKAVERLRQINLGGTAAGTGLNCPKAYIEIAVEKLRELTGLPLAKADNLFEATQNTDTFSEVSGFLKTLAVDLIKIASDLRFLSSGPRAGIGELRLPAVQVGSSIMPGKVNPVIPEMVTQVGIKVVASDHAVSFACSLGNFELNPFLPLIAHEIIGAIKMLKNCCRIFREKCVSGITVDELRCRELFDKSSCIITAFSPYLGYETCAEIYKEALATGKRVEELLIEKGFFTEEEIKSITQPQELTTPGFAGIKYLRARLLRQHTQSRNYRIRHREDNNDCEE
- the hydG gene encoding [FeFe] hydrogenase H-cluster radical SAM maturase HydG; protein product: MIATLTKKEKAWMDMVIKEDEVTRYMENGRDFINDEEIWEKLSKNQDPEPSRIREILKKSLSIQTLEPDETAALLNVKEPELWQEIFDTAAKIKKKVYDNRVVTFAPLYCGNLCVNNCLYCGFRRDNHVIKRRVLTLEEIKRETEVLAGEIGHKRLIVVYGEHPATGPQYIRDTIETIYSVRVKTRNGYGQIRRVNVNAAPMSIDDLKMLKEVGIGTYQVFQETYHHETYAKLHPKGTIKHNYQWRLYCHHRALEAGVDDVALGVLFGLYDWRFEVMGLLYHARDLERQFGIGPHTISFPRLEPAANTPFIQETKYKVSDEDFKKLIAVIRLSVPYTGMILTAREPAHIRREIIASGMITQTDASTKIGIGAYSDRLTEQELERQQFEIGDPRSLDEVIRELAEMGYITSFCTAGYRCGRTGERIMSLLRTGKEAVFCKLNAVLTFREWLDDFASPETKTAGEKVIQKELEELKESVSEKVYDKLLEYYGRIKNGERDLYF
- a CDS encoding TM1266 family iron-only hydrogenase system putative regulator; the protein is MNKKIGIVGVIVSERKKNASLVNKILSEHSEIIIGRMGIPQKDTDTGLISLFVEGNTDKIGSLTGKLGMIKGVTVKSLLIPVKENP